The sequence agctgcagagagaaTTGCAGATATGCTGGCTGCCCTTGCAGAGCACCAGCTGCCAGTGAACAAAGTGGCCACATAAGCTGCCAGGAAAGATCAAACCACTGCAGCCAGGCACTACAAAGAcatctggcagcagcacagagctctgtgacTCCCTGCAGGAGACAAGCTACAGTTTGCTCCAAGAGGTCCTGTTGACAGACAACACTTCCTAGAAGCTTGAAGGCCAACCATTTAACAACAGCACTGAGTTTTAGGATGCTTTTATGGCATCTTTCAAACACTGCGAGCAGGAGACATTTTCTAGCTGTTTCTTGCCACTCCCATTAAATCAGACAACAAAGCTCaagctttttccatttcttctttttttccattgcagagtttgaaatgcattttagaCATCTCTAGAACCTTCAGCTCCCCAGACTCATGAAtcacctctgctctgcagtgacagcagagccCAGGCTGTGTTCTGCCATCACTGGGCATCTCCCTGGGAGAACATAATGCTGACCTCAGTGGCTGATGGAAATTCATGACTGAGGAAAGCACTAATCTGGCACATCACACAGGGTTATCACGAGAGCTCCTGTTTGGACCTCCTGTTTATGGCATATAGATGAAGGAAACAAGAATGAGTGTGCCAGAGTCTCTGAATGTACACTGGGAATTCAAACATGAGGAATATGATGAAGGAGCTGATAAAGGAATCATCTTTGGTTGACGTTCTAGTATCAGATCCAAGGGAGATCTACTGTGTATTTAGAAAAACTATGTTTAGTGATGTGAGGACAGTTTGGCTGCCCATGTACCTAAAGGCTTTCTGAGGCTGAGTCCATCCTACCTCTGTGAGCTACCTTGGGTTCGGTTCAGCTTGTCAGAAATCTTCAGGGAAATCTTACGGTCCACAAGTGCACAGAACAGCATTGTGTAGTGTGCACCAGTCAGGGAGATGGTGAGTGCAGGGGAAGCTGTTTGGCTATGATTGTGCCAGCTGGCTCTGTGACACTTATGTTGTATATTTCTACAAATACTACTTTATCTTCCGGGCAAGGATGAGGATAGGATAAACGTTTTGAACAGGAATCATCAATACAGAGAGCTTGCGTGGGTTGTTCCCTGCTGTGGGGTCAGCCATCTGCAAAGTATAGCATAAGAGTGAGGTTAATTCCAGCATTTCCTGACATCTGAGGGCTATCTTGGCGCCAGTAAAGTTGCACCACTGATGCCACACTACAAGCTCTATCATTCATGCCCTGGAGTAGATTTGCAGTCTTGTTTTCAGAAGCTTGCATTTCCTGCAGATATGTTCCTGTGCTTGTCTGAGTGGAGCAGGCTGTAACCCCCAGGCCTACAGCACATGCTGCAGCAAGAACCGCCAATAGCACTGCTTCTGCTGGGAGATGATCTGTGTTTTTCATGTCACTGTCTGATTGCTGTGTCCCCAGATACCACTGACAGAAAAAATGCCTGAAAGCCCAGGAGCATAGCTCACAGGCTCTTCCTCCTCTGCTACCAGAGAACAGTGCCCTTTCCTCGATCAGGCTGATGGAAAACATCACAGGATGCAGGTAAGCACACAGAAATGTGCTGGACGTGATGTGTTGATGAAGCCTGACCAACCTCTGCCATGCTGTGGTGGTCCTGTGAGGTGCTGATGGCCTGGCACCAAGCTGGGCCCTGGCTCTGCTGAGCAAAGGACCCATGGGGCAAAGGGGAGCGCGGAGCCAGGTCAGAAGTGGGGAAAGGGTGTGGGCACCGGCCTATTGCAAGCAGGGCTGGCGTCTCCACAGACAAAAGCATGAGACAGTGTGGTGAACTAAACCGAAACGATACAAACTGATGAGTTTAATAACAGGTTACCTAATCTTTGCTCTGAGTTGCACTTTATTTTTGTAGGTTTACTGTCACTGACCGAGAGCTATTCAGATGTGCTGGTAAATACAGCCTTGTTTTAACGTGGTGGATGCATTAATCTATTCACACTTATACGAGCACTGTATGTAGTAATGTGCATTAATTCCAATACctaatttacattttattttgttaggaaataatgaagtatttttttacTCCTCATTTAGAAAATGGACTATTTAATTGATTgcaaaaacttcatttttaaatggtttCTTGAACTCataatacaatttaaaatgagGCAGATTCTTAAAAGCATGCTTGAATGAACTGCTCTGGCCCTTTAGGCAGACTGGCTTAGGGCAGAATAGCCTAAGCACACCAGCCCGGTGTGAGCAGGGGGCTGGGCAAGAGGGCTCCTGAGCTCCCTCCCCACCTGAATCTTTCTGTGGCAACTGAATAACATCATTCAGGCTTTCAGAACAAGGAAATCTCATGGTCTCACACTTTCTCTGAAAGCTCGTCATCGATGTGTAAAAACTAATTCCAGCCTTTTCTCCTCCCAGCCTTGTTTCCTGCTTTGAACAGGTTATCCCCTCAGTGGCAGTGACCCAATCCACTGAAATTAAATTGTGCAGAAACTAAATTGTGCAGAAAGCAAATCTGCAAAAATAGACTGAAGTGGACACTTCGAGAACATTTTTAAACCAGACTGTAGGAGCTTAGTGTTCATCACAGGTTCGCCTGTCCTTAAGACACAggcaaaaatgtcttttttaaacttaacatttattttttaatgcattcaGAATAATAAACATAAATTAGCATATATTAATCAAGATGCTTGactatttttataaatgaaatgcattttatttgatAAAAACATGTATACATCTCCTGATACTGCAACTACTAGGCAACAGAGTTGGAGGAACTTCCTTCAGTTGTATTTGGAAAGAAAGGCAGGacactgttttctgtcttgGTCTTGTTACTCTTTAACTCTATTAATGCATCGCTCAAGAAAAGTTAAGCACTGCAGTCAGTTTGAAGGAGGATATCACCTCCCCATTGGAAATCCACCACGGGAGAGATAAGAAACTCAAATCACCCAACCAAAAGGAGTGTGTATGCTCACTGCTTATCCATGGACTTGGAAGTCAAccctagaggtcccttccaacctgaagCTCTGTCCTTCCTGTATATAGCAGGTCCACATGTAGCCATGGAGCCACTTGGAAAATTGTGGAGCTAACAGAGCCCTTTGATTTCTCAGCAGTGGAAGTGATCTGGGAGACTTTGGGCCTGAATTTGTGGAGAAAAAATCCATATAATCAACAGTGTTATTAACCTCAGAAATACAAGATCCAATTTCTGCTTGGGCATAAAAGTAAAACTCTTTGCACACATTTTACACCAGCAAGGCCTTTTGCAAGATCCTTAGCCAGAAATCTGAACTATCACTGACAAGACTAAGGTCAGCTCTTCCTAGTTCACACAGCAGGGAGAAAAGTACACCTGTGGCCATTTATACAGGACAACTGCTCAGAGACTGCTGAACCAACCAGGTATGCTTAGTGCAGGGTCCTGGTTCCAAGTTCACTTGGAAGTTTGTATTATCACCTTAGACAAGCCACCAACACACAGTTGGGACATGAGCAATGTGTCTTGCCCTGCTCcaggagaaacaaaacatcagTGATCCCATTGCCACTTTGCAGGATGACTCACTGCAGCTGTGTTGCAGTGCTCAGTCACTTCAGCAGCCCGCATGCTTTTAGTGAAGCTTCACTGAAGTGAGAGCACAATGAGATACCCTTCATGTCCCCTTCTGAACTTGGAGAAAGCATCGcccatttctctgcagatgCTGGAGGGGAGCAAACCCATTGTCATCTGCAACTACCACCTCCCGATATGGTGCATCTGTACATCTGCAATGAGAAACATCCTGGGAGAAGCTGATCTTATTTTCAGCCATTAGAAGCAAGCTATCTCTCaggtaaatttatttttcttctctgctgttgGCTTGAGATCTTCTGACTGATTTGGTCAGCATTTGAATCAAGCCCTAAGCTCATCAGCAACGTCACCTTTTTCTTGGAACCATACAGCAGCCACTTCCTATCTAGcttgccctgctgcagcactgtgctatCCACACACCTCACTTGCCTGAGGACTGGCACCAGCCCAGCTTTATAGGGGAAATGGAACCAGGTGACCTCCAGGAGTCCCTTCTAATCAGTGTTTCCAACTCTCagatacatatatttatacatagTCATTTTCTCACAAGAATTCATCTCCAATAATTTCAGTGAACACCACCAAAGTCTGCACTCTGCTGCCTGGGAATGATGCCCACTGTTAAGAAAATTGCATAGTGAGAAGATAAACAGGTCGTTTGTGTGCATAGCCAATTTTTATTAGTAAACATGCTTACAGAAGTCGGCACAAGTCCTACCTCTTGTAGTGCTGCATGGCTCCAGCTACTGAATCTCAGATTTGACTTTAGCCATTAACTATGTCATTACCAATTGCTCCAAGAGGCAATTTCTCCAGCTCCATTTGAGAAGGTGGTTATGTTGTGCTGATTGCTATTGCAATGAATCTGTCAACCACCCAGCTCTACTTAAAGGAATTTGTGATGACTCTAACATAGTTTCTCCCCTTCTTAAGCATTATAATCAAACTTTTGGATGAAGTAGAATTTTTGGATACTTACCCAAGTGATTATTCCCACGACAGGTAACTATTAAAAATGACCTTTCAAAAAAGATCACATCACGTCATTTTcgacagattttctttttgctatttctggtcaaaacatttttattgacCTGGAATTCtcctttgttttaaagagaagCAGTTTGCTTATAAGTTTTGCCCCTGTTTCAAACCTAGGTTGGGAACAGTCAGCTGACTTGTAGCAGTCCTCTTGCCATCCCAGAAgtccagcacagagctgctgcttttccaacATTTCAAACCTGTCAGATTTTGGAACCCAGGCACCTGGGGCAGCTTACACAGGGCTACAAATGCTATTTACTGAAGATTACCAATTCACATTGTTCTCCCCAATAGACGCCATTTAAAATCCTCCTTACTGTTTGCCTGGGAACTATATCATTCCAATATGACACCAGCACAAActcataataaatattttcagaacacTTCCACCTCCTCTCATTACAAACAATTCTGCTATCTGCAGTTGGTAATGGACATGTGCCATGTTCAATTAcaccagaaacaaaagacaTTCTAAAAAAAGCTGCTTGTGTTTCCAGCCCTGTCACTTGCAAGCTTTGTTTCCCATGGCTTCAATTTTGTACTCGGTCATTTCTAGCTTCTAttgattctattattttctcccttttggtGATTAAATTTTGCACAGTTACTGTGttcattccttctctttcaATGCTAGTTTTTAACGTCCTTTCATCTGTCACTATAAGCCATTTAAAAATTTTTGGTTTTAATGCATATTTCTGTCGAAATTCCCACTTTAAATACCTCTCTAGTATACACTTCCAAGAGAGCTTCCAGGTCATCACAACCCAGAGGCCTATCTCACCAAAAGCTATTGCATCCTTTGTCATTCTTGCACTTGGCCCAGATGCACTTTTCAACTACAGATCATATCCTGCCTTTGCTCCGTTAGTTCAGCACTTATTTGGTCAGCGGACAgtggaagagccactgatgccATCTATCAGAACTTTGGTgaggcctttgacacagtccccCGTAACATCCTTCTCTTCAAATAGTAAAGtaatggatttgatggatggactgttcaatggatgaGTAACTGGTTACGAGATCGTACCCAGTAGCAGTCAACAGCTTAATGTCCccatggagatcagtgacaagcaGTACTCCTCAAGGGTCAGTACTAGGAGCaatgctctttaacatcttcaccACGGACACAGACAATGGGTTTGAGTGCACCCACTGCAAGTTTGTAGACAACACCAAATTGTATGGTACAGACAACACACCCAAAGGATAGGATGCCATTCacagagacctagacaggctccAGAAGCGGGACCCAGGTGAATATCATGACATTCAATAAATCCAAGTGTGgggtcttgcacctgggttgtggCAACTCttgctatcagtacaagctgggggatgtaaagATGAAGCACAGCCATGTCAGAAAGAACTTGAGGGCACTGTCAGATGGCAGCTGGACACACGCCAACCATGTGCCCTCACAGTCCAGAAAatcaactgtatcctgggctgcatcaaaagaagtgtggccagcagggcaagggaggtgatcctgcccctctgctcggagctggtgagacctcacctgtagtactgtgtccagatgtggactcctcagtacaggagagacgtgGACCTGGTGGaacacatccagaggagggccacagaagtGATCCAATGGATGGAACACCGCCCCTACAAGGACacactgagagagctggggctgttcagccaggagaagagaaggctccagggaaaactgatagcagcctttcaatatttGAAGAGAGACCATAAGAAGGAAgggacaggctctttagcaAGGTCTGCTGCGAGAAAACaagaagtggtttcaaactaaaagagaggagattggaaatatgaaaaattatgtACAGTAAGGGTAGTAATaatgcactggaacaagttgcccagacAAGTGTTGGAAGATCTGTActtggagacatccaaggtcaggctggatcaggcttTAAGCAACCTCATCTAGCTATAGATGTCGCTGTtaattgcaggagagttggactagatgacctttaatggttccttccaactcaaaagattctgtTCCTAGGAACTGATTAAACTGATAAAGGCCATCTTCAGTAAGGAACATTTCCTCACCTGCCAACATTACAACACTACTTTATTAACAGTACCTGGAGTTTCTGGCAACAAAGTGGTCCAGGGTGAAGGTGACTCACTGGGGAACAAGTCAACTGAATATCTAAAAAACTTGTTCACATTCTTGGATGCAAAAGCTTTGCCCTGACAACTTATTTTCTTAGTGTTCTACCTGATAGCTATAGTGAGGGCTGGTCATCTATGTTCTTCCTCACTCATTTAAGAGAGGActactgatgaaaaaaaaatccaacaaaaatGACAATAAGCATCTTTGTGAGGATATGACTAAAGAGGCAGATGTTTTCCAAAGACATTAGAAAGCTTAGAAATTCTTTCGCAAGTGTATTAGTTGTATTTTAAAGGATGACCTTGGCAGAATGTTCAGGATTATTACATGAAAAAAGCTGTGCTGCATTCATCAGTAGAAAAGCTGAGCTGAGAAAGAACTAAGAAAGAGACCAATTACTTACTTTGGAGGTAACAGCAAGACAAACTGAGCATTTGTTtgaatgaattttatttaatactATAGTATACAAGTGGGATTTGGATCCCCAAACTTTCCATCATCAACATAATGGAGAAGCTCCACTGTACTAAAGGGAGGGAGAATTCTGGTGCCAGAAGACAGGCTAGATCAAACCGTTTCTCACCACATGGCCAGAAATTCTTCTTCCTTCATACAATGTGCTTCCCAGGAGAGCAGGTTTACCCCAGGAGTGAGAGATAAAGCTAGCTCTAAACActccttcttcctccttgcCCCAACAAAAGAGGCTGCTCAATGCCAGACAAAGTAGTGGAATGATTAAAGATAGGGAGTACATTAAGTTTTCAGTCTCTCAACCAAGGTACTAGATTAAGTAGCGGCTTGGTTACTCCCTCTCTCCTGAAAAAGATCCAGGAAAATAGAAGACCTAAAATGCTGAAGACTtacctcctttccttcccccaTCCCATAGCCTTGTTCTCTCAGCAGAGAGTAGGCAATGAACTCTGAGGAGGCTGAAGGAAAGCCAAGGAAAATCAGGGGCTACCTGAATCCCTGGGAATCTGGTGGCTACCCTGGTGCCCTCATTCACTCCCTTTGAGGTTCAGAGACCTGTTTGGAATAGTACACAGAGAGGGCCTCCCTTAGGGATTCCGAAGCAGCCAGGGATACAGAACACACTGGAACTGCCAAGAGGGTACACACCATTCCAGGGATGGCCCAAACCACAAACAGGGCAAGACTCCCCCTAGCCAAGGTCCcaagggctgggggagctgggacGAGGCCCTGGCAGGGGGAAGAGAGCTCCTGCAGCAGTATTTGAGGCTCATGGGATTTtacttcttcttcctctcctgggAACAGCGAGGGCAGAACCtggcagaaaggaaagcaaaaaaccaGCATTTATGATCTGATATGAACCCTGAATTTACAGTTTCAAACAATCTTTTCCAAGATACCAGAGCGTAAATTcaaattttccttctgaaaatgtcttattttctctttttaattttctcttattttctcttctgtcatCCACAACCCTCCCCTTTTCAGAGACCAATGGGCCACCCagtatgtttgttttaatcaCTCACTCACCATTTTCCCCTTGGTTTTGTTGTCAGACCCACACAGGCAAAATGAAACCATTCGATGGAGCACTGTTGAGATGGAGAGCACTCAGTTAAAAAGTAGTTCTCTTTTGAAATCATTGTTTCTAGTCTGCTGAAACTTCCCAATGCTTAATCACAAATTCTAAAATTACTAGTAGCAATCCTAACAGGATCTGTCAGAAAACAGAGTCTCATGCCCAACCTATACATCGTTAGTAAGCAGAATTATCCCTTGCTGGGTATGGGGCCAAGAAAACATCAGTTGTATTAGGGAAAAGCCCAAAGAAAGCTGCACTTAACTGACCAGtccactgctcttcccagctgagATGAGCCCTGCTCTACATCACTGCTTCTACATCAGGCCCCACCCAAGCAGCACAAGACTTTCAGTAGGAGACTCTTCGCTCCCTTCTCCCCGACTTCCATCAAGTACAGGCTCTTACATCTGGGTTGTCGCAGCCAATCATCTCCCCATAGGAGACCTGGTGGCAGAGGCAGTAAGTAGGCTCATTGGGGTCCACAGGCATATCCAATACATCTGAAGGATGCACATTTCCAAATGTGACTGAAGGCATTCCATATTCTGTGCTActgcaggaaagagaaataaatcagGTTAGTAAATCAACTAGCACTGGTTCCCTTCATATCTCCCATTACAATGCCCTTGCTTGCCAGAGACAGCCACTCCTCTTTTTAAAGCACATACATTCACATCCACTGGAGCGATCTGTCTTCCCTTTCATGCCACACTCCCCTGAAAAAACTAAAAAgtctcccttcctttctttccaagGAGAAACACACAGGATCTGGTCTGGGTGGGGATCAAATTCTTCATAGGGGACTTTGGCTAAGTCTCCCTTGGTCTGATTTGTAGTGCTGCTCCTCATTCCCCCAAGCGTCTTAAATGCTTACGTGCGGAcaagctttaatttcttttgggCAGTCTTTGGTGCCTCCTCATCAGAATTCTTCCCTTTAGAGCGTGCACGtgcagctttcttctctttttgggcTCGGCCCTCTGGTAACAAGAGAAAAAGTTATTGTATATTCCATTCTGTTAAAATAGACACCTGACAGTA is a genomic window of Meleagris gallopavo isolate NT-WF06-2002-E0010 breed Aviagen turkey brand Nicholas breeding stock chromosome 1, Turkey_5.1, whole genome shotgun sequence containing:
- the ING4 gene encoding inhibitor of growth protein 4 isoform X2, whose translation is MRDLDQRTEDLKSEIDKLATEYISNARTLSSEEKLGLLKQIQEAYGKCKEFGDDKVQLAMQTYEMVDKHIRRLDTDLARFEADLKEKQIESSDYDSSSSKGKKKGRAQKEKKAARARSKGKNSDEEAPKTAQKKLKLVRTSTEYGMPSVTFGNVHPSDVLDMPVDPNEPTYCLCHQVSYGEMIGCDNPDCSIEWFHFACVGLTTKPRGKWFCPRCSQERKKK